From the genome of Bacillus sp. V2I10:
TGAACACCTCTTTATCAGATTTTTAATCTTAACTACACTCTGCAATCCAATTATGGGGTCCAGCCAGCAAAACGCGTATTTTCGTACGCTAAGGCTGAATGACCCTTAAAATAAAGGTTCTTTGTACGTTAATCTCATTTCGTCAATACAACATAAATGAAGTTGTGTTGTATTAAATATCCATTATTGTTGTTGATAACGTCCTTATGCAACACAATTTAATCTTGAGGGCACAAATCTAACGCAACATAACTCTTAGCGTACGTTTTCCGCGTTTTGCTGGCGGTACCCCTTATTGAATAAAAGCACTCGTTCGCATTAAACATAGACTAAAAAAGCTGAAGAGTACTTCAGCTTTTTTAGTCTATGGTGTGGTAAAGAAGAGCACAATGAAAAATCCTATAACAAGCACACTAATTATAATAAAGTTTGAATCCCCAAATTTTTTCAATAGCTGATTCTACTCCTTATACATTACTTATATTCATTCGAATTAAGATATCTACTATTAAATTGTTTATATCCTTTTTACACGTCCATTGAATACATCTTTCCAATATCCTTTTGTCATATCTGCTATCGCAACCCCAGTACTGGATTGTGCTCCTATGAACTTCCCATTTCCAACATAGTAGGATAAGAACCCAGCGCCTTATCATGTTTCCATGACAGGTTTCCAAGAACTCTCCCCCGAACCGTACGTACATGTCTCCATGTATACGGCTCTCCACTTAATCTTAGTCTAGTTTTCCACTGTGTAAATCCTTGTGACACTTTGTACACAGAGCTACAGTTTTACGTTTCCTTCCAAGCATCCACTTTTCCCATTTTGCTTTACCGCTTAAATCTTTCATTTTTCTTATATGGTGCATCTCAAGAGGAACGTCAGTTTTATCACACCATTCACATTGTCTTGCCTTAAGCCTGTCTATCAGGCTTGTTTCTCCCTTAAGTTTCTGCTCATTAGGAAGTAAGTCTTCTGGAATATCCGTGTTTATTTTCGTATTACACTTGAACCCTTCGGAGTACAACGTACTCTTTCCTTGTCCTTTTTTAGTTTCATACGTTATGGTAAACACTCCATCATGACAGTACTTTTTCGTTATTTTGTGTATGGTGGATTTGTATTTATTGGCGAAGGTTTTGTAAAGGCTGTATTTCATGTGGTAGTAAAATTTGTTAAGCACACTTACATTTTTCGCCAATTTATAGTAGTTGTACATTCCTCTTATTTGTGCATTGTAGATGCTGAGAATTTCTAAATCATCGAAATCGATTAAACTTGCTCTGTGAGTAGGCATCCAAGTACCTTTTGGCGTTATTTTTAAAGCTCCTATTTCTTTTAACTTATCAACCCATTTTTCCTGCGGTACATATAGTGTGCATGTATAGGATTTGGTTCTTCTCATCTTCCCATCCTTGCACATTTTTCTGTCCTGGTTGCGCGAAATGATCACGTCATATCCTAGGAATCTAGCCGGTTTGTTAGAATGTGTAATAAGGGTTTTCTCCTGCGAAAGTGTCAAGTTCAGTTCCTTACTTAGGAACTCCGATAACGAGTCTTTTATTTGTTGTGCTTCTTGCTTGCTCCCAATTATCCCTATTAGAAAATCATCTGCGTACCTCGTATAGTACATTCGTTTGTATTCTTTGTCCTCAGGTTTAATAGCTGGAATTTTGCTCCTTAGTTTTCTCAACTCCTGTATTTCTGATGTGATTTTCTCTTGTTCGATTGGACTTAAGGATTCGTTATGCAGAGTATTCTTTAGTTGGAATAGTTGTCTGTTGATTTTGTTATATTGGGAGTTCGCTTTCCTTTTGATGCCCTTATTAAATTCATTTATTAACTTCTCTACATATTTGTCTAGCTCGTTTAAATAGATGTTTGCTAGGATAGGACTGATAATTCCACCTTGTGGTGTTCCGCTGTATGTTTTGTGATAGACCCAGTTTTCTAAATAACCTGCTCTTAGAAACTTCCAGATGAGGTTGATGAACTTCTCGTCGTCAATTCGTTCCCTTAGGATGTGCACCAGCCTATGGTGATTGATATTATCGAAAAAGCTTTCTATATCTCCTTCAATAAACCATCTTGTACCGTCAAAGTTAGTTTTGACTTGCATTAAGGCTGTGTGACAGCTTCTGTTTGGTCGAAATCCGTGAGATAGTTCCGAGAATGAACTTTCATATATAGAGTCCAGTATCATTCTGACTACTTCCTGTACCAGTTTGTCGTCTATCGACGGAATACCTAACGGTCTTCGCTTTCCGTTTTTCTTAGGTATATATGTTCTTTTGGCAGGTTGGGGTTGATAAGTTTCAGCTCTCAACGCTTCGATAAGGTCGTCGATTCGTTTTAAACTCATACCATCAATCGTTTTCCCGTCTATTCCCTTTGTCATGTTTCCTTCCTTTGCATATATTTTCTGATATGCTAGGTAGTAAAATTCAGGGTTGTACAAATTTCTGTATAGGCGTTTGAAGGTATAAGTAGAATCTTTAGATTTGGAAACTAGACTGTTTAACACATTGTTTGGACTTCTCATGAAGCCTCACGCTCCTTCCATACGTTGTATTAAACGATTAAGCTGTTTCCCTTCGCCATGTACTAGGCTTTCCCTAGCTCGGACTACTACGGAAACTCCGTTATCATATGAGCTATTCAGACTCTTTAAGTCATAGCCTTATGGCTTGCTCACTTAGATAATCCCCGTTTAGCACTCTGAAGATAGCTTGTGATAATGTCGGATGTGACTTTCGTCTTTTTCCCTTCACTAGGGCTGCGTAACTCGTAGAACATACGGAAAGACCCGGCATCTATTAGTCATTCCTTTGAGTTATATGACGTCTTCTAGTTACCTTTCGTCATAAGCCACGTTATGCTCGCTCAGACTATCATTCAAGCAGTTTAGCTTTCATCCTCGTTTATAACGTTTCGCCTCGCCATTCAGTCGTGTCATGGTAACTTGACAACTTATGGCTTTCCTAACATGCTACACTCCCCATTTGGTTTCCCTTATGGATAAGTTAGGTGACGATAGGTGTAATATGTTCTTTACCTATTGCTTTGCTAGAGCAAAATCTTTCAGAGCCCTTGCGGGCGCACGATTCCTACATGTCCATCTTTTTTATAAGTATCGAAGAAAACAACATCCCCTGGCTTCATTTCACTGGCAGATACAGGCTTGCCTAGATGCTTTAAGGTTTCCGTGCTGGAGGAGGTTAATGGACCTAAGTTAACACCTGTTTCTTTAAACGCCCAATGAACAAAACTCGAACAGTCGAAACGTCCTCTGGCTATGTCACTTTGATTTCTTCCTCCACCAAACACATAAACTGAATTTCCAATCCACTTGTTACCTACATCTACTACAGCTATACCTGTACTTTCGCCACTACCTCCGCCAACTGTAACATAACCTTTTACATATTGATCCGCAAAACCGAGAACTTCTTCCACATACCAATCAGAATGATTATAAGCAAATACAGCTCTTCTTAAATCACCTTCAGCTGCACCATTCGCTTTCAGATAATTCGCTGCAGAATGGATCGCATCCTCTATATCCCACGGATCAGCCTTTCCATCCCCGTTTGCATCTACACCATATCCACCATACTTTTTAATAATAGCCGGATCGGTCAAAATCTTGTTCGGAATACTGGCATTACCTAACCGGTTTCCTCCCGGATAAGACCAGCCGACCCACGTTAAAGGCATGAACTGCAAGTGTCCCGCGGCCCCAACCGGGGAAACCATTACTTCCAACGTAGAAAATCGGGTTTCTACCCGATGGTGTGCGGCAAGCAAATTCCATGGCACACCATATTTTTCCTCTGCAGCTTTATAGATTGGTATATATTGAGACGGAATTTCATTTGCCCCAAACTCTGAAATTTCTCCTCCGTAATACCCCGTACTGGGATTCATTTCTTCTTCTCCACCAGTCGAAGATAAAATAACAAAAGCGATAATGATAAGCCCGCCAATGAGCACAATGGCTGCAGCTGTAATACCCAAAACGACAGGAAGTCCAACAGTAGTACCAGCAGCTGCGGCTGCCTTTGCAGTTGCTGCTTTCACAGCTTTTTTCGTCACGGCTTTTCCGGCTTTACCTGCCGTACTCTTCAAAGCAGAACTTCCATCGGTCTCGTGCGCATTAGGGTCATTAATTTGGGACATTTACTCTCACATCCTCCACTTGCCATTCGCCATCAACGCCACGGAGGCCCACTAAGTACCAATCTTCTGTTTGTGAAACCTTTCCATCAACTGACTTTGCTTCCCCTCTGACAATGACATTCCAGCGAACAATCATGCTGCTCTTGTTTACGACTGGTGTCACATCAGTTTTCTTTTACTGTCAAATATGAGCGTTCAAGCACTTCACGTCTGCCGTTCCGGTTCATTTTTTTAAATAAAGCATCAGTCATATAAGGTTTGGACTTATCAAGGTAAACCATCGGTTTATCTGCATTGTAAGTATGAAAAGCTGTCACAAACTGAACAGCAATCTTTTTAGTGTCTTCAAGCTCTTCTTCAGAAAAATGTTCTGTCTGATCATATCCGTTCACCTCTTCTTCCTCAGATTTTGATTCTGAATTAGACAGATCAGGTGAATCGGCTGCTAAAGACGATTCTTCTGTACTTTCAGGTTTTTGCTCCCTCGCATTAGTTGTATCATCATTCAGGCTTCGAAAAAGAGTTGAAGCAGTAAAACCCACTGCGAGAAAAAGGACGAGAAGAAAAAGGAACAACTTGAAACGATCACTTTTACTGTTTTGAAAATCCCATCCGAACATAGTTCAACCTCCTGTTTTCTCCTCCTACTCTTTCTTTCGGTTTCTGGCATTGATTTGTTGTTGAGCTTCCCACTGTGTAATATGTTTATCACGTTTTGCGGATTTCTCGGCAGAACTATACTGTTTATTATGTCGATTGGCTTCTTGAGAAAGGGTCTCCCTGTTTGTTACATTCTCTTGCGACCTGTGATGTATTTCATTTTCCAAGTTATTTCGATCTGTCACATGATTAACGGTTCGATCATTATTTTCATTTTTTATTAGATTACGAGTCGCTGTATCATTGATATTGCGTTCATTATTTGTATTTACTAACCCTTCACGATTTATTTTATCTTGAGGAATTTCTTGGTCTGTCGTTTTATCTAGCACTCTGCGTTCAGCTAATTGATTACTTTGTTTATCGTTGATCTTATCTTCGTGACTGTTTTGATTCATCAGGTTCACATTACACTCACTTTGCATTCGATCTGAGACTTCTGTATCACTCATTTCCGGCCGTTCTAATGTGGCTGAAATTTCTCTTCGTGCATCCTGCAGCGATTGGCGATCTGCTAGTGGAGCATTCGCAAGACCTCCACTTCCTAAACGGCGACGTCGTAAATCTTCAATTGATGTAATGTTTTCGTTTTGAGTTTTCGTTTGAGTCCCTTGGGTACGATCAATCAACTGTTCCTGATCTGTACTGGCATTTTCAACTCCAGTAGGATTTTTCACCTTTCGGTAATCTTCTATGTCACTAGGAATTTCCTGATTACTGCGATCAGCCATCACAACTCCGATCGCTCCTGCTGACACACCACCTTTTGGTTTAAGGAGCCCCTCTTTTGATGATTTCAGCTGCTGTTGTCTTTCTGCTAATTGCTCTTTGGTAAATGTGCCTATCTTACTCTGTCCTAAAGGCTTTCTTTCTGTTAGGGGCTGATTACGAATCCGTCCTTTATTGCTTTCACCCATACTATTCTTGGCATTTCGGGCCATATTTTTTGCTTGGCTGAATTTCTGCCGATAGCTTTGCAATGTAGCTCCAGTGCTGCTTTCAACATTATTTACAGCCGTTGATACAATATTAAATAGTTCTTTTCGTTTCGCCCAAACCCCAACAAAACAGATAATCTGAAGGAGCATCATGCCAAGATATCCTAAATCAGAACTTTCTGTGGCACGGTACAGTATTGCTGAAATGCCGAACAAAATCGTTAATAACAAAGCAATGGAGATTTTCATTAGCTGAGCATGAAGAACTTTCATGCCCCAATCAAAAGCTGCATGTTTCCATCGCGGCACCAGCGCCATAAGTAACGGAACAGGTGCGAAAAGGACCAAAGCAAGAAAAACCATCTGATAAAGGATAATTGTGCCTGAAACCATCAGAAGGAAAATTCCAATGATGGTATTAGCTACAAAAAGCAAAGGGACAAATCCTGCACGCTGCGATATTCCGTCAATAGACATCATTTTATTTTGTTGATCTTGTACTTCTTTCTTAACTTCTTCTTGTCTTTTTTCACCATCAAATGGATCAATTGAAAGAATGGTATTTACACGACTCTCCTCAATCTCAGTTGTACCATATTGCATGAGCATATAAGGTTTTTTTACCATTAGATCAAACATCTGATTGCGTATAGTCGCTATTCCTTCTTCTTTAGAATAAGAAGCACCTGGATTTACGACACTTGCTGAAACAGCTAAGACATCGCTTTGAAGGTCACTGGACCAGTCATTAATGCCTTTTAAGATTGTTGGTGCATTCGAGAAAAAACCGAGTGCAAAAACAAAAATAACTATTGAAGAAATTAAACCACCCCAGGCACGGCTACTTTCACGTTTGACCATACCCACATACGTTGCCCAAGCTCCTACAATGGCGATAATAAACGTCACAAGTAATGGCCATAGGCCACTCCCTATGAAACCGCCCGGACCAAAACCTGCGATATTCTGAATTGCTGATCCGATTTCTTCCGTAACACTTGAGACAAAGTCAAGCTCGAATGCTTCTTGGACGATTTTCATCGTAAAATTAGCTAATAGAATATTAACATTCCAAATGGCATTGATGATTTCCATCAAGGCAATATAGATTTGTTTGCCTGCTCCATCAGCCCAATTCCAAGGCATCCAATCGCCGCCAGTATCTACCCACGTGTCTAATTTATAGTGGTGTTGAGGATGTTCATTATATTCTAGATCTACTTCTCCTACAGAACCTGTATCAGAATCTTGTGGAACTAGATTATCTTGAAGGCTTTCTGCCGAAGCATGAATTTGAAATACCAGAAGCAATGTAATAGAAAACAATAAGAGCTTCATTAGTTTTTTCATTCATCGTGCAGCTCCTTTAGGACCTTCCCATCTAGACTTTCTACAAGGGTTTCAAAATTTGAAAGATTATCAAATTTTGTACGCTTCCAGCCATCATCTGTTTTAACAATTTCCATTGTCTCAGTGCGACCCTCATCAGCTTCCGGATCAATGAATTTAATTCTATAAAAATACTTATCATCATTAGCTTTCCATTCGGTTAACTCATAACTTCCTAATTTTTGTTTATTTTGTGGACCTTTATCAGCAGACATAACACCATCATTTTTCATAAGTAATTCCGCTCTAGTAGCTTCATCCCTTTGAATCATTGCCTGTGCCCATTCAATTGGGATATCTTCTGGTCCTTTTCCGTTAACCTCGTTGTTACCACATGCTGCTGCAACAACCATTAATACTGAAAGACTCATGATTAAGAACAATTTTTTCATACAAACACGCCTTCCTTTTTATGTTTTTCTTCTTTCTTCAGGTGTCCATCAATTGGAAGATCCCCATCAGGAATGATCTCTCCCTCTTCCAGTTCTTCTGCTGGAGGACGTGTGTCAAAAGCGTCAAAAAGGTCTTTAAATAATGCATTAATAGATACAACACCTACACGTCCTGTAATGTCTTGGAACAAGCATTGACCGTTCTGAAGCTCTCTTAAAGTGGAAGCGTTGTACTCCGTGTTTTTCAGGTTTAATAAAGATAGAACATTCTCAATCTCGTTTGGGTCAGTGCTGCGGAATGCAAACTTCATTCCGATATGGTTTTTCATTTTTTCATCAAGCAGATCATTCGCATTTTGTGTAACAAAATAGATACCGGCATTCATCGAACGTCCTGCACGGACAAGTCGAGAGGCTAAATGACTTCCCTGGCTTGTATTCAAGACGGCCCATGCCTCGTCCAGCAGCACCGTTTTAAAGATCCTGCGGTCACTGTGAATGAACTTTAAGGCAAATGATGAAATCGGAAGCATCATCGCAACAGAAAGCATTTCTGATAGATTGTATTTCTCTTGCGGCGTATCCGGTGCCGGAAGCTCAAGGTTTTGAATCTGTAGAACATTTAAAGCTGTTCGAAGGTTAATGGCTGAATCATTCTCACCATCGCCGAAAAGCAGCTGCGCAAATGATAATTCTTTAAAAGAACGTATGTGTTCACCTAACTGCTTTGCCGTTTTATCTTTACTGCTCATTAGGTTGTTAACTACTTTCCCAAGACACGGTTTATCGCCTTCAGCTACGGAACGGACAGCTCGAGTAAGCTTTGGAAAACGTTCTGAATCATCAAGTCGCACACCCGTTAAAAATGTAAGGATATCAAGAGCCAGTGTCTCAGCTTCTTTAATATCATTGTGAATGGAAAATGGATCTAATCTTCCTTTATCCTCTGGCTTTGTCGAAAGGGAGATGATATTAACCTGGTCACCCAGCTCGTAAAGATCCCGTTTCCAGTTCCCACGCTCACCCTTAGGATCAATGACAAGAGCTTTTCCGCCGGATAAAACTGACAGGTAGGTGATCAGGTTGGAACTGAAGGATTTCCCTCCTCCCAATGAACCCAAGAATGCTGCAGAAAGGGCGTTGGTCTTTGTTCCGCGAATACCCTGCGCAGCTCGGTTTGGCATTATATATACGGGCTGATCAAGGATCCCCGTACTTCCAATAAAGAACCCTTCGCCATCACCAAGCTGTTTTGTTGCCCCAAACATGCTGCCGGCAACGGTTGCCGGTTCCATAAAATGAACATAATCCTTGATATAGCGTTTCGCACCGGGAAGAAATTCGTTGAAAGCAAGCCATTGATCACCATATGGCTGTTCAACCTGAAACATCATATCTTGATATATGTCTTTGACCGTATCGCAGCGACGTTTTAATTCATCTTCATTCGTCGCCGACACGGCTAAAATGATGGACGTTTTAATTAAAGGCATACGGGATTTTTGCAAATGGGCTTCAAGTTCATGGGCTTCGGCTCTTCCGTCAAGGACATTGAGCCCGGTATCATTCCCGGTCTCTCTTGCATGCCGGTCTTGGTCTTTCAAGTCTTTCTGCGCGTTGCGAACAGAAGATAAGGCTTTGCGGTTTTCCATCATTTCTGTCCGTACACTGATTTCAACAGGGAAATCCAAATTTTGAATGACATACATCCATTCCTCGCCTGGAAACTGCATTTCATACGGTACATTTGAGATGGTCAAAAAAGCGACATGGCCTTCCACTTCTTCACCTTCGTGTATTTGCTTCAATATGATGCTTCTCTTTGGTGAATCATCAACAAATCCTTCTGATAAGCGCAGCACATCATGATATAAGGGCCGGCGTACCTTAATTTCTCCCTCATCATACTCTTTATAGTCAACGCTATAATCCGGGCTCCAATTCTTTAAGACAGGAGCTTTGCCGATTGAACGATACCAGTTGCGGCGCACCAGCCATTGAATGTCTTCTTCAATGACAGGTAGAGCTTGAAGCCTGGTGGATACCTTATTAAAAACACGGCGTTCAGCTTTCCTGTACCGGTTAATTTCAGCTTCAATGATTTCAGGTGAATCAAGCCCTGATGCCTCGTTTACTCCACTGATAAATTCCATCCATGCTTCTTTTATGTCCTGAAAAAGAGAGGTTTTTTGCTTATTGCCCTCAGTCTTTTGTAATCTCACACCGATAAAGAAGCGATATTCGGTTCCTTCTTTACCTAACATCTTCTCAAGCTGAACGGCTGCATCATCCGTATGTTTTAAAGCTGCATCTTTGAGGGGACCGGTTAATTTATGTTTAAAGCGTTCATGCTTTTCTTCAATTGATTGGAAGTTCGGAACAACTAGCAGATGTGTATCTAGATTGATTTGCCAAAAGAACTGCTTGATCTTTGTAAAAATAATCTCTTTTTCATCATCTGCTAAAAAATCATAATTGTATCCGGCTAGCTGATAATATGCCCAGCATGATCCGTCCTGGGAGAAAACAAGATTACCTTCAAAGTATTTAATCGGAAATTCGATGGTCATCAGCTTCACCCCTGTCATAATAGCTAAGCTTCCGGTACCCGACTTTACTCGCATATTTATAAGGTTTTTTTATATCAGATACTTCTTTGTAGCGATTCAGAAGATGTGGCGATAAGTGATAGCGCCCTGCACTTATGAAAAAACGATGCGGGGCTTTCCCATCAAGCAGCTGTTTAGTGAAAAACCACGCGAAAAGTCCCGGCAAAAAGATATATTCAACTAACCCAAGTTCAAGTAAACTTAAAGGGGGAAAGTGGTTTAGTACCCACACAAGGAACACTCCACCCCCGAAAAATCCTATCTGCCGATACGTCAGAGGTATCGGCAGTGGGATATCTTGAATCCCGTATAAGACCTTCTCTACCTTCCAAACACTGTTATAGGTGCGTAAGATCTTAGGCTTCATGGTATTACCTCACTTTCATCTGTTCTTCAACTTCCGAAAACAGTAGCCCAAAGCTTAGTGCCCAAATCTTTTACGCTGTCCGGCGTAAAGACAAACACCCCTACAATCATGGCGAAAATGGCAAAGCCTACAAATCTGGAAAACTCGCGTCTGACTAAAAAGTAGATGGCAATAGCTCCGATAATTACCAGGAATAGCGCTCCTACCTGTGTTGAAAACCAATTTTGAATATTTTCTCCAAAGTTCATAGTCTTTCATCCTCCTACTAGTTTTATTGATTTTTTATCTCTTTTACAAACAAGCGATTCTCTTCCTTTACAAGCACTAACTCATATGGGTAAATCACTTGTGCTTTGGAGTGATTTTCCTGAAAAATCACTGTCGCATGGACTTTATATTCATTTTCAGTATCACCCTGCTTTATGATAGTGTCCTTTATTTCCTTAAACGTAGTGATGCCGGTCATGGCTTTGATTTCATCGCTTTTCGTATAATAAGACAATTCTTCCTGAGTTCCTGTGGTATATACTTTGAAAAATGTAGTGAGTCCTGAAGTAATTTCATCTTGAAGCTGCGAATCTTGGATTTTTCCTTCTTCGCTGATTGTGGCGTCTGATTTGATTTCTGGTTTCTTGGCTGGAGGGACAAAATAAGGAACTTTATGAACAACATATGATTTTCCATCACTCTTGACTGGAATAACAATATACTTTTCAAATGGTTCTGATTTTTCTTCTTTAGCCTTTGGGAGTGGTTTTTTATTTTTCTTTGCTTGTTCGACGGCTTTGGCGTCAGGCGGTGTGGTTTTCATTAACGGTGTGGTGTACTCGAAGGGTAATTAACGCTGTATTTTCTTCTGTTTCTTCTACATTCCATACTTGTGAATCTGTTAACTCACTGCTCCATTCCATTCCTTCAAAAGAGAGACCTGCCTGTTCATCAAGTCCTTTGGCAAGGAATGGCTGAAGGCGTTTTGCTCGTTTTTTTATTTCTTCGTCGGCATTGTCCCAATTGAAGTACTCAACAGCAAAGTTCTCTGCAAAAGACTGTGCACCGACGC
Proteins encoded in this window:
- a CDS encoding reverse transcriptase domain-containing protein; translated protein: MRSPNNVLNSLVSKSKDSTYTFKRLYRNLYNPEFYYLAYQKIYAKEGNMTKGIDGKTIDGMSLKRIDDLIEALRAETYQPQPAKRTYIPKKNGKRRPLGIPSIDDKLVQEVVRMILDSIYESSFSELSHGFRPNRSCHTALMQVKTNFDGTRWFIEGDIESFFDNINHHRLVHILRERIDDEKFINLIWKFLRAGYLENWVYHKTYSGTPQGGIISPILANIYLNELDKYVEKLINEFNKGIKRKANSQYNKINRQLFQLKNTLHNESLSPIEQEKITSEIQELRKLRSKIPAIKPEDKEYKRMYYTRYADDFLIGIIGSKQEAQQIKDSLSEFLSKELNLTLSQEKTLITHSNKPARFLGYDVIISRNQDRKMCKDGKMRRTKSYTCTLYVPQEKWVDKLKEIGALKITPKGTWMPTHRASLIDFDDLEILSIYNAQIRGMYNYYKLAKNVSVLNKFYYHMKYSLYKTFANKYKSTIHKITKKYCHDGVFTITYETKKGQGKSTLYSEGFKCNTKINTDIPEDLLPNEQKLKGETSLIDRLKARQCEWCDKTDVPLEMHHIRKMKDLSGKAKWEKWMLGRKRKTVALCTKCHKDLHSGKLD
- a CDS encoding NlpC/P60 family protein; the encoded protein is MSQINDPNAHETDGSSALKSTAGKAGKAVTKKAVKAATAKAAAAAGTTVGLPVVLGITAAAIVLIGGLIIIAFVILSSTGGEEEMNPSTGYYGGEISEFGANEIPSQYIPIYKAAEEKYGVPWNLLAAHHRVETRFSTLEVMVSPVGAAGHLQFMPLTWVGWSYPGGNRLGNASIPNKILTDPAIIKKYGGYGVDANGDGKADPWDIEDAIHSAANYLKANGAAEGDLRRAVFAYNHSDWYVEEVLGFADQYVKGYVTVGGGSGESTGIAVVDVGNKWIGNSVYVFGGGRNQSDIARGRFDCSSFVHWAFKETGVNLGPLTSSSTETLKHLGKPVSASEMKPGDVVFFDTYKKDGHVGIVRPQGL
- a CDS encoding CD3337/EF1877 family mobilome membrane protein — translated: MKKLMKLLLFSITLLLVFQIHASAESLQDNLVPQDSDTGSVGEVDLEYNEHPQHHYKLDTWVDTGGDWMPWNWADGAGKQIYIALMEIINAIWNVNILLANFTMKIVQEAFELDFVSSVTEEIGSAIQNIAGFGPGGFIGSGLWPLLVTFIIAIVGAWATYVGMVKRESSRAWGGLISSIVIFVFALGFFSNAPTILKGINDWSSDLQSDVLAVSASVVNPGASYSKEEGIATIRNQMFDLMVKKPYMLMQYGTTEIEESRVNTILSIDPFDGEKRQEEVKKEVQDQQNKMMSIDGISQRAGFVPLLFVANTIIGIFLLMVSGTIILYQMVFLALVLFAPVPLLMALVPRWKHAAFDWGMKVLHAQLMKISIALLLTILFGISAILYRATESSDLGYLGMMLLQIICFVGVWAKRKELFNIVSTAVNNVESSTGATLQSYRQKFSQAKNMARNAKNSMGESNKGRIRNQPLTERKPLGQSKIGTFTKEQLAERQQQLKSSKEGLLKPKGGVSAGAIGVVMADRSNQEIPSDIEDYRKVKNPTGVENASTDQEQLIDRTQGTQTKTQNENITSIEDLRRRRLGSGGLANAPLADRQSLQDARREISATLERPEMSDTEVSDRMQSECNVNLMNQNSHEDKINDKQSNQLAERRVLDKTTDQEIPQDKINREGLVNTNNERNINDTATRNLIKNENNDRTVNHVTDRNNLENEIHHRSQENVTNRETLSQEANRHNKQYSSAEKSAKRDKHITQWEAQQQINARNRKKE
- a CDS encoding ATP-binding protein, yielding MTIEFPIKYFEGNLVFSQDGSCWAYYQLAGYNYDFLADDEKEIIFTKIKQFFWQINLDTHLLVVPNFQSIEEKHERFKHKLTGPLKDAALKHTDDAAVQLEKMLGKEGTEYRFFIGVRLQKTEGNKQKTSLFQDIKEAWMEFISGVNEASGLDSPEIIEAEINRYRKAERRVFNKVSTRLQALPVIEEDIQWLVRRNWYRSIGKAPVLKNWSPDYSVDYKEYDEGEIKVRRPLYHDVLRLSEGFVDDSPKRSIILKQIHEGEEVEGHVAFLTISNVPYEMQFPGEEWMYVIQNLDFPVEISVRTEMMENRKALSSVRNAQKDLKDQDRHARETGNDTGLNVLDGRAEAHELEAHLQKSRMPLIKTSIILAVSATNEDELKRRCDTVKDIYQDMMFQVEQPYGDQWLAFNEFLPGAKRYIKDYVHFMEPATVAGSMFGATKQLGDGEGFFIGSTGILDQPVYIMPNRAAQGIRGTKTNALSAAFLGSLGGGKSFSSNLITYLSVLSGGKALVIDPKGERGNWKRDLYELGDQVNIISLSTKPEDKGRLDPFSIHNDIKEAETLALDILTFLTGVRLDDSERFPKLTRAVRSVAEGDKPCLGKVVNNLMSSKDKTAKQLGEHIRSFKELSFAQLLFGDGENDSAINLRTALNVLQIQNLELPAPDTPQEKYNLSEMLSVAMMLPISSFALKFIHSDRRIFKTVLLDEAWAVLNTSQGSHLASRLVRAGRSMNAGIYFVTQNANDLLDEKMKNHIGMKFAFRSTDPNEIENVLSLLNLKNTEYNASTLRELQNGQCLFQDITGRVGVVSINALFKDLFDAFDTRPPAEELEEGEIIPDGDLPIDGHLKKEEKHKKEGVFV
- a CDS encoding conjugal transfer protein; the protein is MKPKILRTYNSVWKVEKVLYGIQDIPLPIPLTYRQIGFFGGGVFLVWVLNHFPPLSLLELGLVEYIFLPGLFAWFFTKQLLDGKAPHRFFISAGRYHLSPHLLNRYKEVSDIKKPYKYASKVGYRKLSYYDRGEADDHRISD
- a CDS encoding conjugal transfer protein, with amino-acid sequence MKTTPPDAKAVEQAKKNKKPLPKAKEEKSEPFEKYIVIPVKSDGKSYVVHKVPYFVPPAKKPEIKSDATISEEGKIQDSQLQDEITSGLTTFFKVYTTGTQEELSYYTKSDEIKAMTGITTFKEIKDTIIKQGDTENEYKVHATVIFQENHSKAQVIYPYELVLVKEENRLFVKEIKNQ
- a CDS encoding conjugal transfer protein — protein: MKKREYPRTVILKKVFKGIFWTAFTLVLFLSVVAIERSGNAGAGAIQHKPVEDVMKEKNFAAGVGAQSFAENFAVEYFNWDNADEEIKKRAKRLQPFLAKGLDEQAGLSFEGMEWSSELTDSQVWNVEETEENTALITLRVHHTVNENHTA